A part of Tardiphaga sp. vice304 genomic DNA contains:
- a CDS encoding TonB-dependent receptor: MHRVPLPSAGLGLVISLAAAAPSHAQSRTTLSPVEVIAPDRHAAPPRKPRPPMQSDRRVAQRAEPTAGATAGAVAAAARAAFAAPSPPATASEKRVSGAEINARPFSRPAEALEVVPGLIVTQHSGDGKANQYFLRGVNLDHGTDLAISIDGMPVNMRTHGHGQGYADLNFLIPELIGSVNIRKGPYFADEGDFSSAGAVHIGLLASVARTMASITSGSFGYRRGFGVTSTKLGEGTLLVAGEAQTHNGPWDNPDELRKLNGVMRYSQGTATDGFSLTAMAYANQWNSTDQVPSRAIASGQIGRFGALDPSDGGNASRFSLSGTFAQSDDGGSSKANFYVIKSSLNLWNNFTYYLSNPVGGDQFHQHDDRVLGGFSASHNFNHQFAGLRMQTEVGVQTRYDDIRLDLNNSVKRQFTSAIRSDAVKEGSVGLFVQNTVFWTDWLRTTAGWRGDAYNASVASFFNAANSGSARAFIGSPKVGVVFGPFAHTELFLNAGEGFHSNDARGVTISESPVDGSAVSRSPFLVKTKGAEVGLRSQFLPGLTSSVALFMLDSASEILFVGDAGDTVASRSSRRVGVEWTNDWRPRPWLSLEGDIAVTRARFRSDNPEQAAAYDELAGYPASQVGNAPGNLIPGAPNMVASAGIRLGEATGWFGALRYRYFGPRPLTEDGAFVSPAAGLLNGQLGYRFANGWRIQLDGFNLLGSQTDQITYAYGSLLKSDTLYGMCFSGTPTAPAAVCQTGVLDRVLHPVEPLALRVTVAGTF, from the coding sequence ATGCATCGCGTCCCGTTGCCATCGGCCGGACTGGGGCTTGTCATCTCGCTCGCCGCTGCCGCGCCGAGCCACGCCCAGAGCCGTACCACTCTATCTCCGGTCGAGGTGATCGCGCCGGACCGGCATGCCGCGCCGCCCCGCAAGCCGCGGCCCCCCATGCAGAGCGACCGACGTGTCGCGCAGCGGGCGGAGCCGACGGCCGGTGCAACCGCCGGCGCCGTCGCAGCCGCGGCCAGGGCAGCCTTCGCGGCGCCGTCTCCGCCAGCCACAGCCAGCGAGAAGCGCGTCAGCGGCGCCGAAATCAATGCGCGGCCGTTCTCGCGGCCCGCCGAAGCCCTTGAAGTCGTACCCGGCCTGATCGTCACCCAGCACTCCGGCGACGGCAAGGCCAACCAGTATTTTTTGCGCGGCGTGAATCTGGATCATGGCACCGATCTGGCGATCTCGATCGACGGCATGCCCGTCAACATGCGCACGCACGGCCACGGCCAGGGCTACGCCGATCTCAATTTCCTGATTCCCGAACTGATCGGCTCCGTCAACATCCGCAAAGGCCCGTATTTCGCCGACGAAGGTGACTTCTCCTCGGCGGGCGCGGTGCATATCGGCCTGCTCGCCAGCGTGGCGCGCACGATGGCTTCGATCACCTCGGGCAGCTTCGGCTACCGCCGCGGCTTCGGCGTCACCTCGACAAAACTCGGCGAAGGCACGCTGCTGGTGGCCGGCGAGGCGCAGACCCATAACGGCCCGTGGGACAATCCCGACGAATTACGCAAACTCAACGGCGTGATGCGCTACAGCCAGGGTACCGCGACCGACGGCTTTTCGCTGACCGCGATGGCCTATGCCAACCAATGGAATTCCACCGACCAGGTGCCATCGCGCGCCATCGCCTCGGGCCAGATCGGCCGCTTTGGTGCGCTCGACCCCTCCGACGGCGGGAATGCCAGCCGTTTCTCGCTGTCCGGCACCTTCGCGCAGAGCGATGACGGCGGCTCGTCGAAGGCGAATTTCTACGTCATCAAGAGCTCGCTGAATCTCTGGAACAACTTTACGTACTATCTCTCCAATCCGGTCGGTGGCGATCAATTCCATCAGCATGACGACCGCGTGCTCGGAGGCTTCAGCGCGTCGCATAATTTCAACCACCAGTTCGCCGGCCTGCGGATGCAGACCGAGGTCGGCGTGCAGACCCGTTACGACGACATCCGGCTCGACCTGAACAACAGCGTGAAGCGCCAGTTTACTTCCGCGATCCGCTCCGATGCGGTGAAGGAAGGCAGCGTCGGCCTGTTCGTGCAGAATACGGTGTTCTGGACCGACTGGCTGCGCACCACCGCCGGCTGGCGCGGCGATGCCTACAACGCCTCGGTCGCTTCGTTCTTCAACGCAGCGAATTCCGGCTCGGCCCGGGCCTTCATCGGCAGCCCGAAGGTCGGCGTCGTCTTCGGCCCGTTCGCGCACACCGAACTGTTCCTCAATGCCGGCGAGGGCTTTCACAGCAACGATGCCCGCGGCGTCACCATCTCGGAATCGCCGGTCGATGGCTCGGCGGTGTCGCGCTCGCCGTTCCTGGTAAAGACCAAAGGCGCCGAAGTCGGGCTGCGCAGCCAGTTTCTGCCGGGCCTCACCAGCTCGGTCGCGCTGTTCATGCTGGATTCTGCGTCCGAGATCCTGTTCGTCGGCGACGCCGGCGATACCGTGGCCAGCCGCTCCAGCCGGCGCGTCGGCGTCGAGTGGACCAATGACTGGCGCCCGCGGCCCTGGCTGTCGCTGGAAGGCGACATCGCCGTCACCCGCGCGCGGTTCCGCAGCGACAATCCCGAACAGGCCGCGGCCTATGACGAACTCGCAGGCTATCCGGCGTCGCAGGTCGGCAATGCGCCGGGCAACCTGATCCCCGGCGCGCCGAACATGGTGGCTTCGGCCGGTATCCGGCTGGGCGAGGCCACCGGCTGGTTCGGCGCGCTGCGCTATCGTTATTTCGGGCCGCGTCCGCTGACCGAGGACGGCGCCTTCGTCTCGCCCGCCGCCGGCCTGTTGAACGGGCAACTCGGCTATCGCTTTGCCAATGGCTGGCGCATTCAGCTCGACGGCTTCAACCTGCTCGGCAGCCAGACCGACCAGATCACCTACGCCTACGGCTCGCTTCTGAAGTCCGATACGCTCTATGGCATGTGCTTCTCCGGCACGCCGACCGCGCCCGCCGCCGTCTGCCAGACCGGCGTGTTGGACCGCGTGCTGCACCCGGTCGAACCGCTGGCGCTGCGGGTGACGGTGGCGGGGACGTTCTGA
- the nikR gene encoding nickel-responsive transcriptional regulator NikR, whose protein sequence is MQRITITLDDDLMDELDAMIAAHGYQNRSEAIRDFARAGMQQASQDKGQDKGGDCVAALVYVYDHAARDLSSRLVDTYHHHHDLALATLHVHLDDDNCMEVTALRGPGREVQHFADHIIAERGVKYGRVVMMPTGGKSAAKKPARKPHTHK, encoded by the coding sequence ATGCAACGCATTACGATCACGCTCGACGACGATTTGATGGACGAGTTGGATGCGATGATCGCCGCGCACGGCTATCAGAACCGCTCCGAGGCGATCCGCGATTTCGCCCGTGCCGGGATGCAGCAGGCATCGCAGGACAAGGGCCAGGACAAGGGCGGCGACTGCGTCGCGGCGCTGGTCTACGTCTACGACCATGCGGCGCGCGACCTGTCGAGCCGGCTGGTCGACACCTATCACCACCATCACGACCTCGCGCTGGCGACGCTGCATGTCCATCTCGACGACGACAATTGCATGGAGGTCACCGCGCTGCGCGGCCCTGGCCGGGAGGTGCAGCATTTCGCCGATCACATCATCGCCGAGCGCGGCGTGAAGTATGGTCGGGTGGTGATGATGCCGACGGGGGGAAAGTCAGCGGCGAAGAAGCCAGCCAGGAAGCCGCATACGCACAAATAG
- a CDS encoding aldo/keto reductase encodes MEPLYTKGIALPRLGLGTFRLQGDGCRAAVEGAIGLGYRHIDTAEMYGNEAEVGDAIQASGIKRADLHVTTKVWHENLAPDAIRKAFDASLAKLKLDHVDLYLVHWPSKTMQLGAVMETLMKLKDEGRTRAIGVANFTVSLLRQAVEEIGAPIACNQVEYHVLLEQTKVLAYLRSKGIPLVAYCPLAQGKITDNEVLQKIGAKHGASAAQVALKWLLDQDNVAAIPKASRAESQQANLDALNVTLDDADRAAIAALPKNQRLVNPAAFAPDWD; translated from the coding sequence ATGGAACCGCTGTACACAAAGGGCATCGCCCTGCCCCGCCTCGGCCTCGGCACCTTCCGCCTGCAGGGCGACGGCTGCCGCGCCGCGGTCGAGGGCGCAATCGGCCTCGGCTATCGCCACATCGACACCGCCGAGATGTATGGCAACGAGGCCGAGGTCGGTGACGCTATCCAGGCGTCCGGCATCAAGCGCGCCGACCTGCACGTCACGACGAAAGTCTGGCACGAGAACCTCGCCCCCGACGCGATCCGCAAGGCGTTCGATGCCAGCCTGGCCAAGCTGAAGCTCGACCATGTCGATCTCTATCTGGTGCACTGGCCCTCGAAGACCATGCAGCTCGGCGCCGTGATGGAGACGCTGATGAAGCTGAAGGACGAAGGTCGCACCCGCGCGATCGGCGTCGCCAATTTCACCGTGTCGTTGCTCCGGCAGGCCGTCGAGGAGATCGGCGCGCCGATCGCCTGCAACCAGGTCGAATATCATGTGCTGCTGGAGCAGACCAAGGTGCTGGCCTATCTGCGCAGCAAGGGTATTCCGCTGGTCGCCTATTGCCCGCTGGCGCAGGGCAAGATCACCGACAACGAGGTGCTGCAGAAGATCGGCGCCAAACACGGCGCCAGTGCCGCGCAGGTCGCGCTGAAATGGCTGCTCGACCAGGACAATGTCGCGGCGATTCCAAAAGCCTCGCGCGCCGAGAGCCAGCAGGCCAATCTAGACGCGCTGAACGTCACGCTGGACGATGCCGACCGCGCGGCGATCGCAGCCCTGCCGAAGAACCAGCGCCTGGTGAATCCGGCGGCGTTTGCGCCGGATTGGGATTGA
- a CDS encoding 2-hydroxyacid dehydrogenase has protein sequence MSSDVSHCVLLAKNLDLRRHLASEIERLKGRVHFVDHRSGHEDDVTLAVAWYPHDDAFAHYPNLKAVCSIAAGADSIVMNPSLRDGIEVVRVVEPAQAEMMSTFVVWHVIWHQRRFATYLAQQRDRVWQRLGQRITSEVSVGLLGYGAIGARVAADLAALGFPVKVWSRSPKPTPSGIIGFHGTGGLALMLAETEVLINLLPLTAETANILNADNFGRMKRGGYLIQVGRGEHLVEADLLAALDSGQLSGASLDVFVGEPLRRDHPFWSHPGIMLTPHDACDVTLPAVGETIWATAQAVKAGVRPKDAVDRVRGY, from the coding sequence ATGTCGTCTGACGTCTCGCACTGCGTTCTGCTCGCCAAGAATCTCGACCTGCGCCGCCACCTCGCGTCTGAAATCGAAAGGCTCAAGGGCCGCGTCCATTTCGTCGATCACCGTTCCGGCCACGAGGACGACGTCACGCTCGCCGTCGCCTGGTATCCGCACGACGATGCGTTCGCGCATTATCCCAATCTGAAGGCGGTGTGTTCGATCGCCGCCGGCGCCGACAGCATCGTGATGAACCCCAGCCTGCGCGACGGCATCGAGGTGGTCCGTGTCGTCGAGCCGGCGCAGGCCGAGATGATGTCGACCTTCGTGGTGTGGCACGTGATCTGGCATCAGCGTCGCTTCGCCACCTATCTGGCACAGCAGCGCGACCGCGTCTGGCAGCGGCTCGGCCAGCGCATCACCAGCGAGGTCAGCGTCGGCCTGCTCGGCTATGGCGCGATCGGCGCCCGCGTCGCGGCGGATCTCGCCGCGCTCGGCTTTCCGGTCAAGGTATGGAGCCGCAGCCCGAAGCCTACACCTTCCGGCATTATCGGCTTCCACGGCACCGGGGGCCTGGCTTTGATGCTGGCCGAAACCGAAGTGCTGATCAATCTGCTGCCGCTGACCGCGGAAACCGCCAACATCCTCAATGCCGACAATTTCGGCCGCATGAAGCGCGGCGGCTACCTGATCCAGGTCGGCCGCGGCGAACATCTGGTCGAAGCCGATCTATTGGCCGCGCTCGACAGCGGGCAATTATCGGGGGCGTCGCTCGACGTCTTCGTCGGCGAGCCGCTACGCCGCGACCATCCATTCTGGTCGCACCCCGGCATCATGCTGACCCCGCACGACGCCTGCGACGTCACCCTGCCCGCGGTCGGCGAAACCATCTGGGCCACCGCGCAAGCCGTCAAGGCCGGCGTGCGGCCGAAAGATGCGGTGGACAGGGTCAGGGGATATTAA
- a CDS encoding ABC transporter ATP-binding protein, whose amino-acid sequence MTAPAVSIKNLRIGLPKGAERPYAVDSISIDLIPGEIVCVVGESGSGKSMCAHALLGLLPDTVSTETGEILFEGRDLLKMDEDGWRDVRGRHIAMVFQEPMTALNPLMRIGDQMMEMFEAHDLLTPKERRAKALGLAREVGLPDPERIVRAYPHQLSGGQRQRAMIAMALALEPAVLVADEPTTALDVTTQAQILKLIRDLQRRRNMAVMFITHDFGVVADIADRVVVLRYGKVVEEGTAAEVLTRPQHDYTKALLAAVPSVHPPVRAPLTHRAKALEVVGLDKTYVTSGGWFKPARSVRAANEVSFDIFQGETLGLVGESGSGKSSVARLVMQLIKPDRGTVRLGESDLMLLKGRALRDERHRIQMIFQDPFASLNPRRRVGNIISDGPIAHGADRKVAMQRARDLLGMVGLDAGAMDRYPHEFSGGQRQRIGIARALALDPEIIVADEAVSALDVSVQAQVLALLEDLKARLGLSMLFITHDLRVAAQICDRIAVMQRGVIVELKPTAELFASPEHPYTRELLAAVPGQSAPSKAA is encoded by the coding sequence CCCAAGGGCGCCGAGCGGCCCTACGCCGTCGACAGCATCTCGATCGACCTGATCCCGGGCGAGATCGTCTGCGTGGTCGGCGAATCCGGCTCCGGCAAGTCAATGTGCGCGCATGCGCTGCTGGGCCTGTTGCCCGACACGGTGTCGACCGAGACCGGCGAGATCCTGTTCGAGGGCCGGGACCTTCTGAAGATGGACGAAGACGGCTGGCGCGACGTGCGCGGCCGCCACATCGCGATGGTGTTCCAGGAGCCGATGACGGCGCTCAATCCGTTGATGCGGATCGGCGACCAGATGATGGAGATGTTCGAGGCGCACGATCTGCTGACGCCGAAGGAGCGCCGCGCCAAGGCGCTGGGGCTGGCGCGCGAGGTCGGCCTGCCGGATCCGGAGCGCATCGTCCGCGCCTATCCGCACCAATTGTCCGGCGGGCAGCGGCAACGCGCGATGATCGCGATGGCGCTGGCGCTGGAGCCCGCGGTGCTGGTCGCCGACGAGCCGACCACCGCGCTCGACGTCACCACCCAGGCGCAGATTCTCAAGCTGATCCGCGACCTGCAGCGACGTCGAAACATGGCGGTGATGTTCATCACGCATGATTTCGGCGTCGTCGCCGATATCGCCGACCGCGTCGTGGTGCTGCGCTATGGCAAGGTTGTCGAAGAGGGCACCGCCGCCGAAGTGCTGACGCGTCCGCAGCACGACTACACCAAGGCGCTGCTGGCGGCCGTGCCGTCGGTACATCCGCCGGTGCGCGCGCCGCTGACACACCGCGCCAAGGCGCTGGAAGTCGTCGGCCTCGACAAGACCTATGTGACGTCCGGCGGCTGGTTCAAGCCCGCGCGTTCGGTGCGCGCCGCCAACGAGGTCTCGTTCGACATCTTCCAGGGCGAGACGCTCGGCCTGGTCGGCGAATCCGGCTCCGGCAAGTCGTCGGTGGCAAGGCTGGTGATGCAGCTCATCAAGCCCGACCGCGGCACCGTGCGGCTCGGCGAGTCCGATCTCATGCTGCTCAAGGGCCGCGCGCTGCGCGACGAACGCCACCGCATCCAGATGATTTTCCAAGATCCGTTCGCCTCGCTCAATCCGCGGCGCCGCGTCGGCAACATCATCAGCGACGGCCCGATCGCGCATGGCGCCGATCGCAAGGTGGCGATGCAGCGCGCCCGCGACCTGCTCGGCATGGTCGGGCTCGACGCCGGCGCGATGGATCGTTACCCGCACGAATTCTCCGGCGGCCAGCGCCAGCGCATCGGCATCGCGCGCGCGCTGGCGCTCGATCCGGAAATCATCGTCGCGGACGAGGCCGTCTCCGCGCTCGACGTTTCCGTGCAGGCCCAGGTGCTGGCGCTGCTCGAGGATCTGAAGGCGCGGCTCGGCCTGTCGATGCTGTTCATCACCCATGATTTGCGCGTTGCGGCGCAGATCTGCGACCGCATCGCGGTGATGCAGCGCGGCGTGATCGTCGAATTGAAACCGACGGCGGAGCTGTTCGCGTCGCCGGAACATCCCTATACGCGCGAGCTGCTGGCGGCGGTGCCCGGCCAAAGCGCGCCTTCGAAAGCCGCCTGA